In Paralcaligenes sp. KSB-10, the following are encoded in one genomic region:
- a CDS encoding transketolase family protein produces the protein MNQTIAKKPRLTTSAMIASIASEGQRTKTAPFGHALAELAEQRADIVGMTADLSKYTDLHIFHKAHPERFFQMGMAEQLLMAAAGGMAKEGFVPFATTYAVFATRRAYDFIHQVIAEEHLNVKICCALPGLTTGYGPSHQATEDISILRGVPGLTIVDPCDALDIEQAVPAIAAHEGPVYMRLLRGQVPLVLDEYDYQFELGKGKLIRDGRDVLVMSSGLMTMRALEAAKKLAGDSVDVAVLHLPTIKPLDEEIILREAAREGRMVIVAENHSVVGGLGEAVASLLLRSGVSPVFRQIALPDAFLDAGALPTLHDRYGISTEAVVRRIKEWL, from the coding sequence ATGAACCAGACGATTGCCAAGAAACCGCGCCTTACGACATCGGCGATGATTGCATCCATCGCGAGCGAAGGACAACGCACCAAGACGGCGCCGTTCGGCCACGCCCTGGCGGAATTGGCCGAACAGCGCGCCGACATCGTGGGCATGACGGCGGACCTGTCCAAATACACCGATCTTCACATATTCCACAAGGCCCATCCGGAACGGTTCTTTCAGATGGGCATGGCCGAGCAACTGCTCATGGCGGCGGCGGGGGGCATGGCAAAAGAAGGATTCGTTCCGTTTGCCACCACCTATGCGGTGTTCGCCACGCGGCGGGCCTACGATTTCATTCATCAGGTCATTGCCGAGGAGCACCTGAACGTCAAGATCTGCTGTGCATTGCCCGGGCTGACCACAGGCTACGGCCCCAGTCACCAGGCGACGGAAGACATTTCCATATTGCGCGGTGTGCCGGGGCTCACCATCGTCGATCCGTGCGATGCGCTGGACATCGAACAGGCCGTGCCGGCGATCGCGGCGCATGAGGGGCCGGTATACATGCGGCTGCTGCGAGGCCAGGTTCCCCTGGTGCTGGATGAATACGACTATCAGTTCGAGTTGGGGAAGGGCAAGCTGATCCGGGATGGCCGGGACGTTCTGGTCATGTCCAGCGGCCTCATGACAATGCGGGCGCTCGAGGCGGCAAAGAAACTGGCTGGCGACAGCGTGGACGTGGCGGTGCTGCATCTTCCGACGATCAAGCCTCTCGACGAGGAAATAATCCTGCGCGAAGCGGCACGCGAGGGGCGCATGGTGATCGTGGCCGAGAACCACTCGGTCGTGGGCGGTCTCGGAGAGGCGGTGGCGAGTCTGTTGCTGCGTTCGGGCGTGTCGCCTGTGTTCCGGCAGATTGCATTGCCGGATGCCTTCCTGGATGCGGGCGCATTGCCGACTTTGCACGATCGCTACGGCATCTCCACCGAAGCCGTGGTCCGCCGGATCAAGGAATGGCTCTGA
- a CDS encoding transketolase, translating into MNAHTIVEPRAADELCRLAESAYRIRRYALRMGEVQGQGYIGQALGIADVFAVAYRHALNLHPDDPEWEGRDRFLLSHGHYAIAHYAALIEAGVIPQDELDTYGSDDSRLPMSGMASYTPGMEISGGSLGQGLAIGVGMALGLRQKKNPAWVYVSMSDGELDEGATWEAAMSAHQHRLAHLIALVDINNQQADGRSHDILSFEPLADKWNAFGWFVQRVDGNDIAAVLEAFDSARAHDGDAPRVILFDTLIGKGVDFLERRERNHFIKVEPPEWRQAIDVLDATQRDGAGK; encoded by the coding sequence ATGAATGCACACACCATAGTGGAACCGCGTGCCGCAGACGAATTGTGCCGACTCGCCGAAAGCGCCTACCGTATCCGCCGCTACGCGCTGCGAATGGGCGAGGTCCAGGGGCAGGGCTATATCGGCCAGGCCTTGGGCATCGCTGATGTATTTGCGGTGGCATACCGTCATGCGCTCAACTTGCACCCTGACGATCCGGAATGGGAAGGGCGCGACCGCTTCCTGCTTTCCCATGGTCATTACGCTATTGCGCACTATGCGGCGTTGATCGAAGCGGGGGTCATCCCGCAAGACGAACTGGACACCTATGGCAGCGATGACAGCCGCCTGCCCATGTCGGGCATGGCAAGCTACACCCCTGGCATGGAAATATCCGGCGGATCACTCGGGCAGGGCCTGGCCATAGGTGTTGGCATGGCGCTGGGCCTGCGCCAGAAAAAAAATCCCGCCTGGGTGTACGTCTCGATGTCGGATGGTGAACTCGACGAGGGCGCCACTTGGGAAGCGGCCATGTCGGCCCATCAACACCGGCTGGCGCATCTGATTGCGCTGGTGGATATCAACAACCAGCAGGCCGATGGAAGATCGCACGACATTCTGAGTTTCGAACCGCTGGCCGACAAGTGGAACGCGTTCGGCTGGTTCGTCCAGCGTGTCGACGGCAACGATATCGCCGCGGTGCTCGAAGCGTTCGACAGCGCGCGTGCTCATGATGGAGACGCACCTCGTGTGATTCTGTTCGACACACTGATTGGCAAAGGCGTTGATTTTCTCGAACGACGTGAAAGAAACCATTTCATCAAGGTCGAGCCGCCCGAATGGCGGCAGGCGATCGATGTCCTGGATGCGACGCAACGCGATGGAGCCGGAAAATGA
- a CDS encoding SDR family NAD(P)-dependent oxidoreductase gives MLLKDKVIAISGAASDRGIGLATARLLASHGATVAILDLDATSASQAATTLEAGDHIGLACDVADRDACERAAAAIIDRYGRIDVLINNAGITQPLKTMEIDPDSWRRVLDVNLGGVLYLSQAVIPHMRARKSGSIACMSSVSAQRGGGIFGGPHYSAAKAGVLGLAKAMARELGPDNIRVNCVTPGLIQTDITGGKLTETMRTDILKGIPLNRLGEARDVANVYLFLASDLSSYITGAVIDVNGGMLIH, from the coding sequence ATGCTTTTGAAGGACAAGGTCATAGCCATATCGGGAGCCGCCAGCGACCGGGGAATAGGTCTGGCGACGGCCAGATTGCTCGCGTCTCATGGCGCCACCGTGGCGATTCTTGATCTGGATGCAACTTCCGCGTCGCAGGCGGCCACGACCCTTGAGGCCGGCGACCACATCGGGCTGGCCTGCGACGTGGCCGACAGGGATGCGTGCGAGAGGGCCGCCGCGGCGATCATCGACCGGTATGGGCGTATTGACGTGCTGATCAACAATGCCGGCATCACCCAGCCGCTCAAGACCATGGAAATCGATCCGGACAGCTGGAGACGAGTCCTGGACGTGAATCTGGGAGGCGTCCTGTATCTGAGCCAGGCGGTGATTCCCCACATGCGCGCCCGGAAATCCGGCTCGATTGCCTGCATGTCGTCGGTGTCGGCCCAGCGAGGTGGCGGCATTTTCGGGGGACCGCATTATTCAGCGGCAAAAGCGGGCGTACTGGGCCTGGCCAAGGCCATGGCACGCGAACTGGGGCCGGACAATATCCGGGTCAACTGCGTCACCCCGGGGTTGATCCAGACCGACATCACCGGCGGCAAGCTGACCGAGACGATGCGGACCGATATCCTGAAGGGCATACCGCTGAACCGTCTGGGGGAAGCCCGGGACGTGGCCAACGTTTACTTGTTCCTGGCATCGGACCTGTCTTCCTACATTACGGGGGCGGTCATCGATGTGAACGGCGGCATGTTGATTCACTGA